The following proteins are encoded in a genomic region of Gimesia algae:
- a CDS encoding GntR family transcriptional regulator: MLSASEFLETTALSDDRESNSSRAKYERIQEHLKKQILEGGLPPGTALPSEQQLATLFESARSTIRQAMGMLEREGLVSRVQGKGTFVHENANQRLASGLDILALVIPEVFSGYYPSLQHSFEESSSQTQNQMLVCCTRNNIDKQGNAILQLIDNQVGGVAIVPASTPPTPAYQIRQLQKAGIPVVLCHRPVEGITAPLLGLPFQQIGGLAGDALVKQGHRRVSFFAPHCTQTTDLYLEGFRKALANVNCELAAEHCYFGADGAIDMQELDNEIEVALQRILNQPDRPTAIFTSFDSMAERIYLHLTRMGLRMPDDISLIGVGDQIRHSVLQQQIASVTVNETQLGHRAVELLNQMRSGELPIETSATSIMPAEVYTGMTLGPVPEMIKPPNQ, translated from the coding sequence TTGTTATCAGCCAGTGAATTTTTAGAGACAACCGCTCTGTCGGATGATCGCGAATCAAATTCTTCCCGCGCGAAATACGAACGCATCCAGGAACATCTCAAAAAACAGATCCTTGAAGGCGGTCTTCCACCTGGAACGGCACTCCCCTCTGAACAGCAGTTGGCAACCCTGTTTGAGAGTGCCCGCAGTACGATCCGTCAGGCCATGGGGATGCTCGAACGGGAAGGCCTGGTGAGCCGCGTTCAGGGAAAAGGCACATTCGTACACGAAAACGCGAACCAAAGACTGGCCAGCGGTCTGGATATTCTGGCGTTGGTGATCCCCGAAGTGTTTTCGGGCTATTACCCCTCTCTGCAGCACAGCTTTGAAGAATCGTCCAGCCAGACTCAGAACCAGATGCTGGTCTGCTGCACACGAAACAATATTGATAAACAAGGCAATGCGATCCTGCAATTGATCGACAACCAGGTGGGAGGCGTCGCGATTGTACCGGCCAGTACGCCACCAACTCCCGCGTATCAGATTCGCCAGTTGCAGAAAGCGGGAATCCCTGTGGTATTGTGTCACAGGCCTGTCGAGGGCATCACTGCGCCGCTGCTGGGACTTCCGTTTCAACAGATCGGCGGACTGGCGGGTGATGCCTTAGTGAAGCAGGGACATCGTCGCGTCTCTTTTTTCGCGCCGCACTGCACGCAGACAACCGATCTCTACCTGGAGGGTTTTCGCAAAGCGCTGGCTAACGTCAACTGTGAACTGGCAGCCGAACACTGCTACTTCGGTGCAGATGGCGCCATTGACATGCAGGAACTGGACAACGAAATTGAGGTGGCTCTGCAGCGAATCTTGAATCAACCTGATCGCCCCACCGCAATCTTCACCAGTTTTGACTCGATGGCGGAGCGGATTTACCTGCATCTGACAAGAATGGGTCTGCGAATGCCGGACGACATTTCCCTGATTGGAGTGGGAGATCAGATTCGACACAGTGTGCTTCAGCAACAGATCGCCTCGGTCACCGTTAACGAAACTCAACTGGGACATCGCGCGGTGGAACTGTTAAACCAGATGCGCAGCGGCGAACTCCCGATTGAAACGTCCGCAACCAGCATCATGCCTGCAGAAGTTTATACAGGAATGACACTGGGACCGGTACCGGAAATGATAAAACCACCGAACCAATAA
- a CDS encoding DUF1559 domain-containing protein has protein sequence MKHSIFKNRGFTLIELLVVIAIIAILIALLLPAVQQAREAARRSQCKNNLKQLGLATHNYHDSHNVFPISHGDTGNSFGWRAMILPYVDQGPLYNKINFNGNIVDAGNLEVAQTPLGLYHCPSDPTANNVSGGNQVWSNWCFPASCPAASRNNIAVTTYKGVDGRAFDQSLTASPMPHGMFDRRMGLQASGGGNSLITPNRTMKMRDVLDGTSNVLFVGENSPGFHAWSSWAAWHSPMTTAYPINHPFAVWGSAQTRISSGAHGWIDGFAASSYHEGGAHFLMVDGSVHFFSENMDFLTYQHLGHPQNGLPVGGFSY, from the coding sequence ATGAAACACTCCATCTTTAAGAATCGCGGATTCACGCTCATCGAACTCCTGGTTGTGATCGCCATTATCGCGATCCTGATTGCCTTACTGTTGCCTGCCGTTCAACAGGCCCGGGAAGCGGCTCGCCGAAGCCAGTGTAAAAACAATCTGAAACAGCTGGGCCTGGCTACACACAACTACCACGACAGTCACAATGTATTTCCCATCAGCCACGGCGATACGGGAAATTCGTTCGGCTGGCGGGCCATGATCCTGCCTTATGTAGATCAGGGTCCCCTGTATAACAAAATCAATTTCAACGGAAATATTGTGGATGCCGGCAACCTGGAAGTCGCGCAGACCCCCCTGGGCCTGTATCACTGTCCCAGTGATCCAACGGCAAACAATGTGAGTGGGGGAAATCAGGTCTGGTCGAACTGGTGTTTCCCGGCCTCCTGCCCGGCCGCCTCACGCAATAATATTGCCGTGACGACTTACAAAGGAGTCGATGGTCGCGCTTTTGACCAGTCACTGACGGCTTCCCCCATGCCCCATGGGATGTTTGACCGCCGAATGGGACTGCAGGCGAGCGGAGGCGGAAACAGTCTCATCACTCCCAACCGGACCATGAAGATGCGTGATGTGCTTGATGGCACTTCGAATGTGCTGTTTGTGGGAGAGAATTCCCCCGGATTCCATGCCTGGTCCTCCTGGGCTGCCTGGCATTCTCCGATGACCACCGCTTATCCCATCAATCACCCGTTTGCGGTCTGGGGAAGCGCGCAGACGCGTATCAGTTCCGGCGCCCATGGCTGGATAGACGGCTTCGCCGCTTCCAGTTACCACGAAGGAGGAGCGCATTTCCTCATGGTGGATGGCAGCGTGCATTTCTTTAGCGAAAACATGGATTTTCTCACCTATCAACACCTGGGACATCCACAAAATGGCCTGCCGGTCGGTGGTTTCAGCTACTGA
- a CDS encoding carboxypeptidase-like regulatory domain-containing protein → MLIMQKLTRTGLLFSLACWCSGCGGGLDEDLPETVAVSGVVTYQGKPVTDASIMFYPMQGRKPATGRSDTEGKFTLRTFEENDGAIPGEHQVTVNAYESTPEGVSMKSAIPIKYSSPTTSPLKITVTETNPEIKLELID, encoded by the coding sequence ATGCTGATCATGCAGAAGCTTACCCGGACGGGACTACTCTTTTCTCTTGCCTGCTGGTGTAGTGGTTGTGGCGGTGGTCTGGATGAAGATCTGCCGGAAACCGTTGCCGTGAGCGGAGTCGTAACCTACCAGGGTAAACCGGTAACCGATGCGTCGATCATGTTTTATCCCATGCAGGGGCGTAAACCAGCGACGGGACGATCAGATACAGAGGGGAAATTCACGTTGCGAACCTTTGAGGAGAATGATGGCGCTATTCCCGGCGAGCATCAGGTGACCGTAAACGCCTATGAATCCACGCCGGAAGGGGTCTCGATGAAAAGCGCCATTCCGATCAAATACAGTAGCCCGACGACTTCGCCACTCAAGATCACAGTGACTGAGACAAACCCGGAAATCAAACTGGAACTGATTGACTGA
- a CDS encoding DUF817 domain-containing protein has translation MKTFLHEFWLFGIKQASACIFGGFLLALMIITRFWYPIDFLYRYDFLFLAAVAFQIFLLCFRLESPREAVVILIFHFVATVMELFKTSDGIRSWQYPEPFEIGIANVPLFAGFMYSAVGSYIARVWRIFDFRYSSYPPFWSTVVLVTLIYANFFTHHYVIDIRWALIAASLLMFGRVMIYFKMNRVHRRMPLVLGWLLVALFIWFAENLATYANVWIYPMQKHHWQLVSLSKLVAWYLLMMLSFVLVSLVNRPLQIGDPTLQADSHS, from the coding sequence CTGAAAACCTTTCTCCATGAATTCTGGCTGTTCGGCATCAAGCAGGCGTCAGCCTGTATCTTCGGCGGTTTTCTGCTGGCTTTGATGATCATCACGCGGTTCTGGTATCCCATCGATTTTCTCTATCGATACGATTTTCTGTTTCTGGCAGCGGTCGCCTTTCAGATCTTCCTGCTCTGTTTTCGATTGGAATCCCCGCGCGAGGCCGTCGTGATTCTGATTTTTCACTTTGTCGCGACGGTGATGGAGTTGTTTAAAACTTCGGACGGCATTCGTTCCTGGCAATACCCGGAGCCGTTTGAGATTGGTATTGCCAATGTGCCTCTGTTTGCCGGCTTCATGTATAGCGCGGTCGGCAGTTATATCGCCCGGGTCTGGCGAATCTTTGACTTTCGCTACTCCAGTTACCCCCCCTTCTGGAGCACAGTCGTGCTCGTGACACTGATTTATGCCAATTTTTTTACACACCACTACGTGATCGATATTCGCTGGGCACTCATCGCCGCCAGCCTGTTGATGTTTGGCAGAGTGATGATCTATTTTAAAATGAACCGCGTCCATCGACGCATGCCTCTGGTGCTGGGCTGGCTGCTCGTCGCGTTGTTTATCTGGTTCGCGGAAAACCTGGCGACATACGCTAATGTCTGGATCTACCCCATGCAGAAACATCACTGGCAACTGGTTTCACTTTCGAAACTGGTTGCCTGGTATCTGCTGATGATGCTCAGTTTTGTACTGGTATCACTGGTAAACCGACCTTTGCAGATCGGTGATCCCACACTGCAGGCTGACAGCCATAGCTGA